A region of Coraliomargarita sinensis DNA encodes the following proteins:
- the kdsA gene encoding 3-deoxy-8-phosphooctulonate synthase, with the protein MIYDSEKLLLLAGPCSLESLDTCRPVADALADLQEKHPELNILFKGSFDKANRTSIKSNRGTGLDEGLEIFQTIKNEYGFKTITDIHLPEQCAAVGAVVDALQVPAFLCRQTDLLVAAAATGCAINVKKGQFLSPYEMEFVTNKLEEAGAKEIWQTDRGTTFGYQNLVVDMRSFSIMAANGHPTIIDATHSVQLPGAAGGVSGGQREYVPALARAALAAGADGVFLETHPDPEKAISDAASQIPLGELPALVESLIRVWNAVR; encoded by the coding sequence ATGATTTACGATTCTGAAAAACTCTTGCTCCTGGCGGGCCCCTGCTCGCTGGAAAGTCTCGACACCTGCCGTCCGGTCGCCGACGCGCTCGCGGACCTGCAAGAAAAGCACCCCGAATTGAATATCCTCTTCAAAGGTTCCTTCGATAAAGCCAACCGCACTTCGATAAAGAGCAACCGGGGCACCGGCCTGGATGAAGGGCTGGAGATTTTTCAGACCATCAAGAACGAATACGGTTTTAAAACCATCACCGACATTCATCTGCCCGAACAATGCGCGGCGGTGGGGGCCGTTGTCGATGCGCTTCAAGTACCGGCGTTCCTTTGCCGGCAGACCGACCTGCTTGTGGCTGCCGCCGCGACCGGTTGTGCCATCAATGTGAAAAAAGGCCAATTCCTCTCCCCCTACGAAATGGAGTTTGTCACCAACAAACTTGAAGAAGCTGGCGCGAAAGAAATCTGGCAGACCGATCGAGGCACCACCTTCGGCTATCAGAATCTGGTCGTCGACATGCGCAGTTTCTCCATCATGGCTGCCAATGGCCACCCCACCATTATCGATGCCACCCATAGCGTGCAATTGCCCGGGGCGGCCGGCGGTGTCAGCGGCGGACAACGCGAATACGTGCCGGCACTCGCCCGGGCGGCGCTCGCCGCCGGAGCCGACGGCGTCTTTCTCGAAACCCATCCCGATCCGGAAAAGGCCATCTCCGATGCCGCGAGCCAGATCCCGCTCGGCGAACTACCTGCCCTGGTGGAATCATTGATCCGCGTCTGGAATGCGGTTCGATAA
- a CDS encoding RsmD family RNA methyltransferase, producing the protein MRFDKGSLYTLTHTCNMRITGGAARGIPLTAPKGRDTRPATDQLREAVFSSLGSRIEGARVADLFAGTGAYGLEAMSRGAASGCFVENSREVVACLKKNLAAALKSCGTKPSDWHVLAQKVDRVSKNLGPFEIVFMDPPYAMIEESIPGIFVQHIAEILTPDGLACIEMPGNLEINLPGWAAKRRLGKAGKDKPTMVFYERG; encoded by the coding sequence ATGCGGTTCGATAAAGGTTCCCTTTATACGCTCACCCACACTTGCAATATGCGTATTACCGGAGGCGCCGCACGCGGCATTCCCTTAACCGCCCCGAAAGGCCGTGACACCCGCCCGGCCACCGATCAGCTGCGCGAAGCAGTATTCTCCTCGCTCGGTTCGCGCATCGAAGGCGCACGCGTCGCCGACCTCTTCGCCGGCACCGGGGCCTATGGACTCGAAGCAATGAGCCGTGGGGCCGCCAGTGGTTGCTTCGTCGAGAATAGCCGGGAAGTGGTGGCTTGCTTGAAGAAGAACCTGGCAGCGGCATTGAAGAGCTGTGGCACGAAGCCGAGCGACTGGCATGTGCTGGCACAAAAGGTTGATAGGGTTTCCAAGAACTTAGGACCCTTTGAAATTGTTTTCATGGATCCGCCTTACGCCATGATCGAAGAAAGTATCCCCGGAATTTTTGTACAGCACATTGCCGAAATCCTCACGCCGGATGGTCTGGCCTGCATCGAAATGCCGGGAAACCTGGAAATTAATTTGCCCGGGTGGGCTGCGAAACGCCGCTTGGGAAAAGCTGGTAAAGATAAGCCGACCATGGTTTTCTACGAGCGGGGCTGA
- a CDS encoding TonB-dependent receptor, giving the protein MSYKNKETYSPRLLSTAAFLMALSGPATFADTAAESSDSAEKDVVDLPGYVAKGTELYTDQINALKTPTPIINVPQSLSITDSETISQRGFDSIGDIVTYTPGVNMSMGEGHRDAVVFRGVRSTADFFVDGVRDDVQYYRPLYNVEQVEILRGPNALFFGRGGAGGVLNRVMKKGEIGDDFNAFTFGVDSFGAFDGQWDSNIGIDEKSAFRINAFYEHLDNHREFFDGERFGVTPTFRFQFTEDTTLDVSYEYMDHERFIDRGVPTGADGEPVDDFEDIVFGDPDHNESTLEAHVFRALLQHRFSDVLKGNLTASYGTYDKYYANFYAADYDEIATPDVVTLDGYVDQTERDNFILSGNLIGEFETGDIEHTLIFGGEFIDTSSDQDRFNPDFDPGPGTEDTADFSISGRDAPGTGFNAGGLDAGPFTDRNDATQSDLSVYSFFLQDEIQLLEELQVVLGLRYDSFDIDVVDVENGTSGSQRDEEVTPRLGLVYKPQENISVYASYSETFLPQSGEQFANLGDEGLDPDEFSNLEAGVKWDFAEGLSFTAAVFEIQQDAARSDGESGGSVEEIDVQGFEAQISGYITDDWFISAGYSYMEGEDTNGFDPREIPEHTFSIWNRYQLTEKLGLGLGATYQDESYISNVDPDDLPLSGPRAELPSYVRVDAAAYYQLTENLRLQLNIENLLDELYFPSAHSTHQATVGAPINARLSISGRF; this is encoded by the coding sequence ATGAGCTATAAAAATAAAGAGACCTATTCGCCCCGGCTATTGAGCACGGCGGCTTTTTTGATGGCACTGAGCGGTCCCGCCACGTTTGCGGATACTGCTGCCGAATCTTCGGACAGCGCTGAAAAAGACGTCGTTGACCTACCCGGCTACGTAGCCAAGGGCACCGAACTTTACACGGACCAGATCAACGCGCTGAAAACACCCACGCCGATCATCAATGTCCCGCAGAGCCTGTCGATCACCGATAGCGAAACGATTTCGCAACGCGGTTTCGACAGTATCGGCGACATTGTCACCTACACGCCCGGCGTGAACATGTCGATGGGCGAAGGCCATCGTGATGCCGTGGTGTTCCGTGGGGTTCGCTCCACGGCCGACTTCTTTGTCGATGGGGTTCGCGACGATGTGCAATACTACCGCCCGCTTTACAATGTTGAGCAGGTCGAGATTCTCCGCGGCCCGAATGCCCTCTTCTTTGGCCGTGGCGGCGCTGGCGGCGTGCTAAACCGAGTGATGAAAAAGGGGGAGATCGGGGATGACTTTAATGCTTTCACCTTCGGGGTGGACTCCTTTGGGGCCTTCGACGGACAGTGGGACAGCAACATCGGGATCGACGAAAAATCCGCATTCCGCATCAACGCATTCTACGAGCACCTCGACAACCACCGCGAGTTTTTTGACGGCGAACGCTTTGGCGTGACCCCGACTTTCCGATTCCAATTCACGGAAGACACCACCCTGGACGTCTCCTATGAATACATGGACCACGAGCGCTTCATCGATCGCGGCGTTCCCACCGGGGCTGACGGCGAGCCTGTGGACGATTTTGAAGACATCGTTTTCGGTGACCCCGACCACAACGAATCTACGCTGGAGGCACACGTGTTCCGCGCGCTCCTACAGCACCGTTTTTCGGATGTCCTCAAGGGCAATCTGACGGCTTCTTACGGCACCTATGACAAATACTACGCCAACTTCTACGCCGCCGATTATGATGAAATCGCCACACCGGATGTAGTGACCCTCGACGGCTATGTCGACCAAACCGAGCGGGACAACTTCATCCTCTCCGGCAATCTCATCGGCGAATTCGAAACCGGCGACATCGAGCACACCCTCATTTTCGGCGGTGAGTTTATCGACACCTCCTCCGACCAGGATCGTTTTAATCCCGACTTTGATCCGGGCCCCGGCACAGAAGACACTGCCGATTTCTCCATCAGCGGCCGCGATGCCCCCGGCACCGGTTTCAACGCCGGTGGCCTCGATGCAGGACCGTTTACCGACCGTAACGATGCCACGCAATCAGACCTCTCCGTTTATTCCTTCTTCCTCCAGGATGAAATCCAGCTTCTGGAAGAACTCCAAGTTGTACTCGGCCTCCGCTACGACAGCTTCGACATCGATGTCGTGGATGTGGAAAACGGCACCAGTGGTTCGCAAAGAGACGAAGAAGTCACCCCGCGCCTCGGCCTGGTATACAAGCCACAGGAAAACATCTCCGTTTACGCCAGCTACAGCGAAACCTTTCTCCCGCAAAGCGGCGAGCAGTTCGCCAACTTGGGCGATGAGGGGCTGGATCCTGACGAATTTTCCAATCTGGAAGCCGGCGTCAAATGGGACTTCGCCGAAGGGCTGAGCTTTACCGCTGCTGTCTTCGAAATCCAACAGGATGCCGCACGTAGCGATGGCGAAAGCGGCGGCAGTGTTGAAGAAATCGATGTGCAAGGCTTTGAAGCGCAAATCAGTGGCTATATTACGGACGACTGGTTCATCTCCGCAGGCTATAGCTACATGGAGGGCGAAGATACCAACGGATTCGATCCGCGTGAGATCCCTGAGCACACCTTCTCTATCTGGAACCGCTACCAGCTGACCGAGAAGCTCGGCTTGGGGCTTGGGGCCACCTACCAGGACGAAAGCTACATCTCCAATGTCGATCCGGACGACCTGCCCTTGTCCGGCCCGAGAGCGGAACTGCCCAGCTACGTTCGTGTCGATGCAGCGGCTTACTACCAACTGACCGAGAATCTGCGCCTGCAGCTCAACATCGAGAACCTCCTCGACGAGCTTTACTTCCCCAGCGCTCACAGCACCCACCAAGCTACGGTTGGCGCCCCGATCAACGCGCGGCTCTCAATCAGCGGCCGCTTCTAG
- the fumC gene encoding class II fumarate hydratase, producing the protein MSTRIEKDTMGTVEVPAEKLWGAQTQRSIQNFPIGPAGSMPIEIVHAFGYLKKAAALTNQDLGVLPEEKAKLIAQACDDIISGELDDNFPLVVWQTGSGTQSNMNCNEVVANRCHVIEGKKLGEGERTIHPNDDVNKSQSSNDTFPTAMHIAAYKKLVEDTIPKITTLRDTLEAKSKAMKDVVKIGRTHWMDATPLTLGQEFSGYVSQLDHGLKALKNTLPHLTELALGGTAVGTGLNTPKGYAVKVAEKIAELTGHPFVTAENKFESLAAHDAIVESHGALKQLAVSLNKIANDIRLLASGPRSGIGELIIPANEPGSSIMPGKVNPTQVEALTMVCCQVMGNDTTVTFGGANGHFELNVYKPVMVNALLQSATLLGDACQAFNDNCAVGIEPNQARIDEHLRNSLMLVTALNTHIGYDNAAKIAKKAHAENTSLKEAALALELLTEEQFDEWVDPSTMIGEL; encoded by the coding sequence ATGAGCACACGCATTGAAAAAGACACCATGGGCACCGTCGAAGTGCCTGCCGAAAAACTCTGGGGCGCCCAGACCCAGCGCTCGATTCAAAATTTCCCTATTGGCCCGGCGGGCTCCATGCCCATCGAGATCGTCCACGCCTTCGGCTACCTCAAGAAAGCCGCCGCCCTGACCAATCAGGATCTTGGCGTGCTGCCGGAAGAAAAAGCCAAGCTCATCGCCCAGGCCTGTGACGACATCATCTCCGGCGAACTTGACGACAATTTTCCGCTCGTGGTCTGGCAAACCGGTTCCGGCACGCAGAGCAACATGAACTGCAATGAAGTCGTGGCCAACCGATGCCACGTCATCGAGGGCAAGAAGCTTGGCGAGGGGGAGCGCACCATCCACCCGAACGACGACGTCAACAAATCGCAGTCCTCCAACGACACCTTCCCGACCGCCATGCACATCGCGGCTTACAAGAAGCTGGTCGAGGATACTATTCCCAAGATCACCACGCTTCGCGACACCCTGGAAGCCAAGTCGAAAGCGATGAAAGACGTGGTCAAGATCGGCCGCACCCACTGGATGGATGCCACCCCGCTCACTTTGGGTCAGGAGTTCTCCGGCTACGTCTCCCAGCTCGACCATGGACTCAAAGCTCTCAAGAACACCCTGCCCCACCTGACCGAGCTGGCGCTCGGCGGCACCGCCGTCGGCACCGGTTTGAACACCCCGAAGGGCTACGCCGTTAAAGTCGCGGAGAAGATCGCCGAACTCACCGGCCACCCCTTCGTCACGGCCGAAAACAAGTTCGAATCGCTGGCCGCGCACGACGCCATCGTCGAGTCACACGGCGCGCTCAAGCAGCTCGCCGTCAGCCTGAACAAGATCGCCAACGATATCCGCCTGCTGGCTTCCGGCCCGCGCTCGGGTATCGGAGAATTGATCATCCCCGCCAACGAACCCGGCTCCTCCATCATGCCCGGCAAGGTCAACCCGACTCAAGTGGAGGCCCTGACCATGGTCTGCTGCCAGGTCATGGGGAACGACACCACCGTCACTTTCGGCGGGGCCAATGGACATTTCGAGCTCAACGTGTACAAGCCCGTCATGGTCAATGCACTCCTCCAGTCGGCAACGCTCCTCGGCGATGCCTGCCAGGCCTTCAACGACAACTGCGCCGTCGGCATCGAGCCCAACCAGGCCCGTATCGACGAGCACCTGCGCAACTCGCTCATGCTCGTCACCGCACTCAACACCCACATCGGCTACGACAACGCCGCCAAGATCGCCAAGAAGGCCCACGCTGAGAATACTTCGCTCAAGGAAGCCGCCCTCGCATTGGAACTCCTGACCGAGGAACAGTTCGACGAATGGGTCGACCCCTCGACCATGATCGGGGAGTTGTAA
- a CDS encoding glycine betaine ABC transporter substrate-binding protein, with protein MKTTIAILFSLTLGIATGYAQTLKIASPDWDEALALSQLAANLLEEEFGYTVEVNRLGASASFKAVASGEQDLFLNAWLPFTHADYYKEYGVRCERLGTAYRRAETGLAVPTYTKVRRIAMLNKHTDEFGGTITGIEADAGMTQKTKEVIKLYGLNYKIDSSSTAQMLKSVEEAIQNKEPILFHAWKPHWMFAKYDIKMLSDDNRIFQKEGIRKLARPGFKKDHKKAAQMLEKIALTEKQFNNLLLTIHESQKDRKAAVQQWIEANPKLVKIWTKRGFSLF; from the coding sequence ATGAAAACAACCATTGCCATACTATTCAGCCTTACTCTGGGCATAGCCACCGGCTACGCTCAGACGCTAAAAATAGCCTCACCGGACTGGGATGAAGCACTCGCACTCTCCCAACTTGCCGCCAATCTTCTCGAAGAAGAGTTTGGCTACACTGTGGAAGTTAACCGTCTTGGCGCCAGTGCCAGCTTTAAGGCCGTGGCCAGCGGAGAACAGGACCTTTTCCTCAACGCCTGGCTACCCTTCACCCATGCCGACTATTACAAAGAGTATGGCGTGCGTTGTGAACGCCTCGGCACAGCCTACCGGCGGGCGGAAACCGGCCTGGCCGTACCCACTTACACAAAAGTCCGCCGTATCGCGATGCTCAACAAGCACACGGATGAGTTCGGCGGCACCATTACCGGAATCGAAGCGGATGCCGGGATGACCCAAAAAACAAAGGAAGTCATCAAGCTCTACGGGCTGAACTACAAAATTGATAGCAGCAGTACCGCGCAAATGCTGAAGTCCGTTGAAGAGGCCATACAAAATAAAGAACCGATTCTCTTCCACGCCTGGAAGCCGCACTGGATGTTTGCCAAATACGACATCAAGATGCTGTCCGACGACAACCGCATCTTCCAAAAAGAAGGGATCCGCAAGCTGGCTCGCCCCGGATTTAAAAAGGATCACAAGAAAGCAGCCCAGATGCTCGAGAAAATCGCGCTAACGGAGAAGCAGTTCAACAACTTGCTCCTGACGATCCATGAATCCCAGAAAGATAGAAAGGCCGCCGTCCAGCAATGGATCGAGGCCAATCCCAAGCTGGTTAAGATCTGGACCAAGCGGGGCTTCAGTTTGTTTTAA
- a CDS encoding thrombospondin type 3 repeat-containing protein, with amino-acid sequence MSRRYPYFHFYKIGIFSFRAATFAAWALLAPNAAQAQSAPGFVYENQSEFQALADINGDGEDDLVVADKSTGQLRIAESQGGGSLQWRENTAKSGLSPLSGFSFGPILDPSYDQIVASSELDNRIQIIDTRNDVRLSEPQRVPDTLIGPAVVSALNIPGGPAGYDNDFYDIAYHATLHVPSNPDTLSFFRNDGSGLPFPADGAGDSSGLPPRSTNRIELNVGKPLFYGMLADDGGSSVFRLLDPNDGLSTLVASLSGLPDDVVYVYADFDSDDRAEFVFYLPGTSTLIESEWTGSSLSSLTSFTYPVAIAELRVIDSAGQPELLVIHDGRDNADRTSYSGSGNFSVLEKFDADDAPIRGALSVEDKLHLLDGSGASASLRTFAFDGSGQHLLDETQALTPLTTPGTGSTVLLYDSAPLQDPDAQLLARYDAGPWTSAFVLNSGSAEVQSERFVGTTEGLGDAQSEIISALPNGTGGGMVNQIAADNSIFFKGSASGEITSELSVSPPSGSYARAVRPQFALEGSATICYRTSTSVSGWTEVNSLPPVIIDDATLYAVAVGGSGQFSNVVKVDYEITGDPGTRDSDGDGLPDFAAAESGIDPLASNDDADGDGFTDFQEVLAETDPNDDSSKPSRSNVSFEYPNSFDLYAAPGLPDPGAGTTLLRSFASADPEEATELSVYQPGGLLLGVTETGDNASLGYPAADFGALDAVADELFLVTSTVASFPVDDGGIPRDYGRQVAALVKLPELKFTPFDYTGYGDNGGIDNLSGETSDWRAAALAYFNSLTRPEVARDPVGPESTLELLLVEYILGRLLFAEGFSDRSELTLTPFRRDEDPLDPIAVGDPLPDPAPDSGRDRKLDASLLEERKKELSANGDPFYDVEGIIEAVRVELAAANTTGIQQLKTLAGRLYTTSATTSGASLRQPLPALRQFIRSGNLANTGYDDLPASSNFSPTLLAEAAQGIDDVASAITPQVSETIDLYVEGGEAAASCPAWKEVLYTANGFDPESANFTGTEYALLDAQGDAYPVARAFPLTVGSVIKVTGYVLDSAPCGDIALEVVSGPELAFLRNSSATDVDGNLIPDGIEERKPDVALNPFGDTDGDGYTDLQEILDGSDPDNDSDVPTDAGGPAPVAEVGPPQLQITSTGPTTAAIEFVYPADYVPFIEFELYSTSDLTTSFSPTGQKANHIGSGNHEQVVNQSGGKEFYIFRMKLK; translated from the coding sequence ATGTCACGGCGCTACCCATATTTTCATTTCTACAAGATCGGAATTTTCAGCTTCCGGGCCGCAACCTTTGCGGCTTGGGCACTTCTTGCACCAAACGCCGCCCAAGCCCAATCCGCCCCGGGCTTTGTCTATGAAAATCAGAGCGAGTTCCAAGCGCTCGCCGATATCAATGGCGACGGCGAGGACGATCTCGTCGTTGCCGATAAAAGTACCGGGCAACTGCGTATTGCTGAATCGCAGGGCGGGGGATCCTTGCAATGGCGTGAGAACACGGCGAAGAGCGGCCTTTCTCCGCTTTCCGGTTTTTCTTTCGGGCCGATTCTGGATCCGTCCTACGATCAAATCGTCGCTTCCTCAGAGCTGGATAATCGTATCCAAATTATTGATACGCGTAATGATGTCCGACTATCCGAGCCGCAGCGCGTGCCGGATACCCTGATCGGGCCCGCAGTCGTCAGCGCGTTAAATATTCCCGGAGGGCCTGCGGGCTATGACAATGATTTCTACGATATCGCCTATCACGCGACGCTTCATGTTCCCTCTAACCCCGACACGCTTTCATTTTTTCGCAATGACGGCTCGGGACTGCCTTTCCCTGCAGACGGTGCCGGTGATTCCTCCGGCTTGCCGCCGCGGAGCACCAACCGCATAGAGTTGAATGTGGGAAAGCCTCTTTTCTACGGGATGCTCGCCGATGATGGCGGGAGCTCGGTCTTCCGGCTTTTGGATCCGAACGACGGGCTGTCGACTCTGGTGGCGAGCCTCTCGGGTCTACCCGATGATGTGGTTTACGTCTACGCGGACTTCGACTCGGATGACCGCGCGGAGTTCGTCTTTTATCTTCCTGGCACAAGCACGCTGATTGAAAGTGAGTGGACGGGGTCGTCTCTTTCCTCGCTCACCAGTTTCACCTATCCGGTGGCCATCGCCGAGCTTCGGGTGATCGATTCCGCAGGCCAACCTGAACTTCTGGTTATTCATGATGGGCGCGACAACGCAGATCGCACCAGCTATAGCGGATCCGGGAATTTTTCGGTGCTGGAAAAATTCGATGCGGATGACGCGCCGATCCGGGGTGCCCTGTCGGTCGAGGACAAACTCCACCTTCTCGATGGCTCCGGTGCATCCGCATCCTTGCGCACCTTTGCCTTTGACGGCAGTGGTCAACACCTACTGGACGAGACGCAGGCGCTGACGCCCCTGACCACTCCGGGCACCGGTTCGACCGTGCTCCTCTACGATTCCGCCCCCCTGCAGGATCCTGATGCGCAGCTTCTGGCCCGCTACGATGCCGGCCCCTGGACCTCCGCCTTCGTTCTGAATTCAGGCTCGGCTGAGGTTCAAAGCGAACGCTTCGTTGGCACAACCGAGGGGCTGGGCGATGCGCAAAGCGAGATCATCTCGGCACTTCCCAACGGCACGGGCGGGGGGATGGTCAATCAAATCGCCGCTGATAATTCGATCTTCTTCAAAGGGAGCGCCAGCGGGGAGATAACTTCGGAGCTTTCGGTCTCACCCCCGTCGGGCAGCTATGCTCGGGCCGTGCGTCCCCAGTTCGCACTCGAAGGCTCTGCCACCATTTGCTACCGAACCAGCACCAGTGTTTCAGGGTGGACTGAAGTAAATAGTCTGCCGCCGGTCATCATCGACGATGCGACGCTCTACGCAGTCGCGGTAGGTGGAAGCGGCCAGTTCTCCAATGTGGTCAAAGTCGATTATGAAATCACCGGCGACCCCGGCACGCGCGACAGTGACGGCGACGGCTTGCCCGATTTTGCGGCAGCGGAGAGCGGAATAGATCCACTTGCTTCGAATGACGATGCCGATGGCGACGGATTCACCGACTTTCAGGAAGTGCTCGCCGAGACCGATCCGAACGATGACAGCTCAAAGCCCAGCCGCAGCAACGTCAGCTTTGAATACCCGAATAGTTTTGATCTCTACGCGGCACCAGGGCTTCCTGATCCGGGTGCAGGTACCACTCTGCTCCGGTCGTTCGCCAGCGCTGATCCCGAAGAGGCGACGGAACTGTCGGTGTATCAACCCGGCGGTCTGCTTCTGGGCGTGACCGAGACGGGCGACAATGCATCGCTCGGTTATCCTGCTGCCGATTTCGGCGCGCTAGACGCAGTTGCCGACGAACTATTCCTCGTCACTTCCACGGTCGCGAGCTTTCCGGTGGACGACGGCGGAATTCCCCGTGATTACGGCCGTCAGGTGGCTGCTTTGGTTAAGCTCCCGGAATTGAAGTTCACACCTTTCGACTATACTGGATACGGCGATAACGGGGGTATCGACAATCTCAGCGGCGAGACAAGTGACTGGCGTGCTGCGGCATTGGCCTACTTTAACAGTTTGACTCGCCCCGAAGTCGCCCGTGACCCCGTCGGCCCGGAATCCACCCTCGAGCTCCTGCTCGTCGAATACATTCTGGGGCGGCTACTATTTGCCGAAGGCTTTAGTGACCGCTCCGAACTGACGCTTACGCCGTTCCGCCGTGACGAAGATCCGCTGGATCCTATTGCGGTGGGTGATCCCTTGCCGGATCCCGCCCCCGATTCAGGTCGCGACCGCAAACTGGATGCATCTCTCCTGGAGGAACGTAAAAAGGAACTCAGCGCAAACGGGGACCCGTTCTACGATGTCGAAGGAATCATCGAGGCGGTCCGCGTCGAGCTTGCTGCGGCTAACACCACCGGCATTCAGCAGCTGAAAACGCTCGCCGGGCGGCTCTACACCACCAGCGCGACTACCAGCGGCGCATCCCTGCGTCAGCCGTTGCCGGCGCTGCGACAATTTATTCGAAGCGGCAACCTCGCCAACACCGGCTACGACGATTTACCGGCCAGCAGCAATTTTTCACCCACACTCCTGGCCGAGGCCGCACAAGGTATTGACGATGTTGCGAGCGCTATCACGCCTCAAGTGAGCGAAACAATTGACCTCTATGTCGAGGGCGGTGAAGCGGCGGCAAGTTGCCCGGCATGGAAGGAAGTGCTTTACACCGCCAATGGCTTTGATCCCGAATCGGCAAACTTTACAGGCACGGAATACGCCCTTCTCGACGCTCAGGGAGATGCCTATCCCGTGGCGCGGGCCTTCCCGCTAACGGTTGGTTCCGTGATAAAAGTGACCGGCTATGTTCTCGACAGTGCTCCTTGTGGCGACATTGCTCTCGAGGTTGTTTCTGGGCCCGAGCTGGCCTTTTTGCGCAATAGCAGTGCTACCGATGTGGATGGGAATTTGATCCCCGACGGCATTGAGGAACGTAAACCCGATGTCGCGTTAAACCCCTTCGGTGACACGGATGGTGACGGCTATACGGACCTACAGGAGATACTGGACGGGAGTGATCCGGACAACGATAGTGACGTTCCAACGGATGCTGGCGGCCCCGCACCTGTTGCGGAAGTCGGCCCACCGCAACTACAGATCACTTCCACCGGTCCGACCACAGCTGCGATCGAGTTCGTTTACCCCGCCGATTATGTGCCCTTTATCGAATTCGAGCTTTACAGCACATCCGACTTGACGACGTCCTTTAGCCCGACCGGGCAGAAAGCCAACCACATCGGTAGCGGCAACCACGAGCAAGTCGTCAACCAGAGCGGCGGCAAAGAGTTCTATATCTTCAGAATGAAGCTGAAGTAG